A DNA window from Mytilus edulis chromosome 14, xbMytEdul2.2, whole genome shotgun sequence contains the following coding sequences:
- the LOC139504066 gene encoding uncharacterized protein codes for MINSTWRRSLLDVKVKRGADVGSDHHLVHANIEMKLRSTGRKTLVPTRYDIEKVQDHKVKNAFILQLKNKFQALTGNPDMIPSESTEVNWDKIRTIFETTSQDCLGFKQGKKMKKWITQDTWKVIEERRHMNKKILDTKSERLQERHKTSCRVLDKNVKRKAREDKRACIEDLAKQAEEAAEKGEQGEHLQDNKSNLW; via the coding sequence ATGATAAATAGTACTTGGAGACGTTCATTACTAGATGTTAAAGTTAAGAGGGGAGCAGATGTTGGTAGTGACCATCACCTTGTTCATGCAAATATTGAGATGAAATTGAGAAGTACAGGACGTAAAACACTTGTTCCTACACGTTATGATATTGAAAAAGTACAAGATCATAAAGTAAAGAATGCATTCATCCTTCAATTGAAGAATAAATTTCAAGCTCTGACAGGTAATCCTGACATGATCCCATCAGAATCAACAGAAGTCAACTGGGATAAAATAAGAACAATATTTGAAACAACTAGCCAGGACTGTCTGGGTTTTAAGCAGGgcaaaaagatgaagaaatggATAACACAAGATACTTGGAAGGTTATAGAAGAAAGACGCCATATGAATAAGAAAATACTGGACACAAAATCAGAAAGGCTACAAGAAAGACACAAAACAAGCTGTAGAGTTTTAGACAAAAATGTTAAGCGAAAGGCTAGAGAAGACAAAAGAGCTTGCATAGAAGACCTTGCTAAACAAGCAGAAGAAGCAGCCGAAAAGGGTGAACAGGGGGAACATTTACAAGATAACAAGAGCAATCTGTGGTAA